Within the Stenotrophomonas sp. 610A2 genome, the region AGCCTTCCTCACCGCTCAAACCGACCTTCACCGGCAGCGCCTGGTCGCGCTCGCTCGGGCGTTCGCCATCGCGTGCCATCTGTGCGTAACGCAGATAGGTGGACTCGTCCGCATCGAAGTAGACATGCACCGTATCCAGCGACACCAGCGTCGTCAGCACGCTGGCGGCGTCACCGGCAGTGACCAGATTGCCAGCTGTCACCATCGCCCGCCCGGCGCGTCCATCAATCGGTGCACGCACCTTGGTGAACTCCAGGTTGAGCCGTGCGGCATCCAGAGCCGCCTGCGCGGCCTGCACCTGCGCGCCAGCCTGGTCGGCGCTGGCGCGCCGCTGCTCGGCGGTTTCGGCAGCGATGGCCTGCTGTTCGGCCAGACGACGCGCACGCTCGGACTCGCTGCGCGCAAGACCGGCCTGGGTGCGGGCACGGTTCAACTCGGCCTGTGCCCGGTTGAATTCGGCCTGGTAGCTGCGCGCGTCGATGGTGAACAGCACGTCACCCTTCTTCACTTCATCGCCTTCGACGTAATTGACCTTGTCGATGTAGCCGGAGACGCGCGGGCGCAGTTCAACACTCTGTACCGCCTCGATGCGGCCGCTGAACTCATCCCACTGGGCGACCTGCTTGATCAGCACTGGCGCAACACTGACTTCGGGCGCTGGCGGCGCGCCATTTTCGGCGTGGCCACCGCTGCAGGCGACCAGTACGGCCAGACTGAGCGCTGACATGCCGGCCAACGCGACGCGGCGCAACGTGGGTGATGGGGAGATACCTTTCATTTCGTGCTCCAAGGGGGAGGTGATCAGGGAATTGCAGGACTTCAAAGTGGAGCTCGACATCGCGGTGCCGGCGGCCAGCCGCGCACCGATCCGCGCAGCAGGTCCTTGGCCGGTCGTAACAGCGCTGGTTGCGGCGGGATCACTGTCCCGTCCGCGGAAATTTTTGGACCATTGGTGGGACAAAGCGCCCCAGTACGCGGCGCAATGCCACCGCGGCACCACGCCAGGAGGCTCCCGCGCCGGGCCCGTTCAAGTCGCCAAGCAAGGACTCAAACTGCAATGGATTCAATCGATTGCCCGCCAACCTTGAAGGCAAAGCATTGCGGTAACTGGGTTCGCGGCGTGGCGCTGGCAGAGCCATGGGGGAGCGCATACGCATGACGGCAAGTCCGGGTCGGGGGCAGGCGTACAAGATAGGCCTCAAAATCAGACTTGATTAGTACGGATTGAAGGGAATAATCATCCCGTCGCCGGCACAATTCCGCTGCCGCAAGAGTCCTACCCATGGCCAACGATCTCAACGACACCCTGATCTTCGTAAAAGTGGTCGAACAGGGCAGTTTCACTGCCGCTGCACGCCTGCTTGGCCAGCCCAAGACCACGGTCAGCCGCAAGGTGCAGGAGCTGGAAACCCGCCTGGGCGCGCGCCTGCTGCACCGGACCACGCGTCGACTTGGCCTGACCGAGGCCGGCACGGTCTATTACGAGCACTGCCAACGTATTGCCCGCGAACTGGACCAGGCCGAGAGCGCCGTCAGCCAATTGCAGTCCGGCCCACGCGGCTGGCTGCGTTTCACCGTGCCGTATTCGATCGGTACCTGCTGGATTGCCCCACTGCTGGGTCAGTTCCAAAGTGAATACCCGGAGATCCGGGTCGACATGCACCTGGGCAACGAAACGCTGGACCTGATCGCCGGGGAAGTGGACATGGCGCTGCGCGTCGGTCCCCTGCCCGACTCCAATCTGATCGCACGCAAACTGGGCAGCCTGCGTACCCAGGTGTTTGCCAGCCCGGCCTATATCGCCGTGCATGGCGAGCCCAAGCACCCGGACGAGCTGCAATTCCACCGCACCTTGGCCATACGCAAGGCGCACCACGGGCAGACCCAGCGCTTTACCTGGACCTTGGCCGAGAATGGCGGTGAGATGCGCGAATTTCCTGTCACCCCGCTGATCGTTGCAAACGATCCTTCAGCCCTCAATGCCGCGCTGGTGGCTGGCGAAGGCCTGATGTTGAGCAGCGATGTGATGGCCAAGCCCTTCGTCGAATCCGGCATGGTGCGGCAGGTCCTGCCCGGCTGGACCGGCCCGGATTACGACTTCAATGCAGTGTTTGCCGGCGGCCGCCTGGTCTCGCCCAAGGTTCGCGCGTTCATCGACTTCCTGGTCGCCAAGCTCAACTTCGACGCCAACTACATGATGCTGCAATGCCCGAATGCGAAGCGTCTGGCCGACATCGAGCAGGAGTATCAGCAGCGCTCGAAGGGCCACCCCAAGCTGCGGGTGGTGGAAGCACTCAGCGCCTGAGCACCGCGCTACGCACCAAACAGAAACGGCGGCCATGAAGGCCGCCGTTTCTGTTTGCACGAGCGATGCAGCGCTGGTTCGTAGTCCGGGTAAGCGCAGCGCACCCGGGATGCCGTCCAAGCATCAATACAGGATCAATAGCCGCGGTAGTACGGCCACAGCGGCACGATCTGCACTTCCTTGCAGCCGTCGTAGCGGCTACAGCTGCCGAAATAACCCGGCCCGGAGTAGCGCTGGCGCGCATCGCGGTTGTAAGGGCTGTTGTAGAAGTCAGGACGCGAGAAATGGCCGGCGCCGTCGTAACGGTAGGGCGTTTGGCCGATGCTGGATTCCGTGCGGAAGGTCTGCGCCAGCACCTGCGCGCCGTCGTTCCCCACATAGCCGTTCTCGTTGTCGTAGCGGACCAACCGGTAATAGATGGTTTCGCCGCCCTGCTTGCGACTGCGCAGCTGCTCCATCTGTCCACCACCGGCATCGGCATAGGCCTTGCCGCCTTCGAACAACACCTCGCTGGGGTTGACGATTTCCTCTTCCAGCGGCGGTTCTGCCGCCGCGCTCGTTGCTACTGCAAGCAACATGGCTGCTACAGCCAACTTGTTCCAAGCCTTACCCATAATGCGCATGACCACCCTCCTTGATTGGGCACCTGCCGCTAACGACAGTCCGCCGTGATCGCCCGACCAACACCCTTGGCCGGGCCGTCATTGCTACCGTCCGCCGTCATGGCGCGCAGCCTTGCCGGCAAGCACGCGACCGCAGATTCGGACAAATCCGTGTTCATTATAGGAGCAAGCTGCAGCCAGAGCCGTGAAACCGGTTGGATACTCAACGCGTCGGCTTCACCCGCTGGTACTCCTGCAATGCCTTGCGTACCACCTGCCGGGCCTCGGCCGCATCGCCCCAGCCGTTGAGCTGGATATCTGCCCCCGACGGCAGCTGCTTGTAGGTACGGAAGAAGGCCTCGATGCGCTGGACCTCCATGACTGGCAGATCCTGCAGGGTCTGCACTTTCGCGTAGGTCGGATCAACCGCATCGACCGGCACGCCAACGATCTTCTCGTCGGCCTCGCCCTTGTCGACCATGCGCAGCACACCCAGCGGGCGGAAGCGCACGATCGCACCCGGCTGGATAGGGAAGCGGGTCAGCACCAGCGCATCCAACGGGTCACCGTCACCGGCCAGGGTCTGCGGCATGGAGCCGTAGTTGGCCGGATAGGCCACTGGCATCGACAGGAAGCGATCCACCCGCAGCTCGCCATGCTCGCCTAGTTCGTACTTGATCACGCCGCCTGCGGGAATCTCCACCGCAAGCAGCACCTCCTCCGGCGCGTTGGCAGGCTGCGGCAATGCGAAGGGATGCAGCAGCTCCCCTGCTGACACGCCGATGGAAGCCGCGGCCAACAACACGCCGCACAACGCTGCCTGCTTGCTCTTCATCGGCTTATTCCCAGCACCGGTCATCGCGCCCCTTGGGCGACACCGCGCGCGGGCAGTCCCGCTGCTGGATGCGCCCTTCAGTGATCTCCTCGAACTGCTTGCCGCCATCGGTGCTGCGGCTGATCCGGAAGGCGTCATACAGACGGCCGGTTGCCGTGCGCGCCTCGTAACGCAAGCCCCTGTCGTCCAGGCGCAGCACCTGGAACAGCTGGGTATCCTCGGCGGTTGGCTTCATCGTCGCGCGTGCTTCCGGCGACAAGCGATACTGCTTCGGCCCGGCCACCGACGAAATGTACTGCGGCAGTGCCGCACCTTCATCGGCACGACGGCCATAGGTGTGATCGTGGCCTTGCAGCACCAGATCGACCTTGTGCCGCTGCAGTACCGGGCGGATCTCGCTGGCCAGCACCGAGGTGTCGCGCTCGGCGCGCAATGGGTACAGCGGCTGGTGCACGACCACGATATTCCAGGGCTGGTGACTGCTGCTGAGCACGCCCTCAAGCCAACCGGCCTGGGCTTTGGCGGTGCCCAGATCCAACGCCGAGGTCCCATCCAGCACCACCACGCGCAACCCCTGGTAATCGAACCAATAGGTCGTACTGGCAGTTGCCGCCGCACCATTGTTCGGCAATGCGAAGGTCACCGGCCAGTGTTTACCCAGCACGCGGCGTTCCTGCGGCGTGTCCTCGAACTCCTCGAAGTACTCGTGGTTGCCGGCAGCTGGCGCAACCGCCATGCCTGGCAGCAGCCAGCCACCGGCGGCGAACCATTCGCCCCATTCGTTGTCGTCTTCGCCATCACCGCCACTGACCAGATCACCCGCAAACAGCGTCAGCCGCGCATCAGGTGCGGTCTGCCAGCCCTGTCGCATGACGCGGCTGACATGGCTGAGGTTCTTGTTCTGGGTATCGCCGAAGTACAGCACGGTCAGCGGCTCACCGGGCGCAGCGGCAGTACGGAAGTGCTGCCAAGCGCTCCAGGTGCCCTGCCCCTGCACCCGATACGCATACAGCGTGTCCGCCTGCAGACCGTCGATCAGCGCACGGTGATGCTGGCTGCCGCCGTTCTCGGTCTGCAGCAGCTGGCTGCTGGCGCTTACCCGCCGCACCTGTCCCATGTCCGGCGAGTCGCCAGCAATGGTGATTTCCAGCAAGGCCGGCTGTGCCAGCGGCGCGGTGCGCCAAGCCACCGCAAAGCCGGTGCTGGCATCCTGCGCCGGCGAAGCGACGATGCGATCAGGAAATCCACTGGCCGCGTAATGCCGGCTCCCCGCCGGCACCTGTGTGTTGGGCTCGGCAGCTGGAGCGGCCCCCACCGCCCCAGCTGCGCCCAACAACGCTGCAGCAATCAGAACGACCAACGGCAGTCGCTGCCTCAAGGAACCATGCCCCCTCACTTGCCACAGTCCTGCGGCAACGACAGCGCCTTGGCGATGTCACGCCAATCGAAGGCCACCACGCCTTGATCGTCGTGCACCGCGTACAAGGCCCCCTGCGGGAAACGTGCCGACACCTGCTGGCTGTTCCAGATGCCGTCGGTATTGGCCACGGTATTGCCGTGGAACGAACCAACCGGTGCCAGCGTCTTGCGATCGAACAGGTGGAAGGTACTGCGCTCCTTGCCCTGCTCGGTGGTGATCCACCAGCCGCCATCGCCACAGGTACGCAGCATCACGCCTTCGGCCTGCGCCTTGAACTGGCCGCGACCGAAGGTCTCTCCACTGAAATCACCTGCCAGGTTGTAGACCTTGAACTCGCTGGCATAGGTTTCGTCTTCTTCGGCAATCAGCAGGCGGTCATTGGCCGGATCTCCCCAGATCGACTCGACCACGCGCAAGGCTCCCTTCGGCGAGGTATCGCCGATGCTGCGCACCAGTTTGGCCTGCACCGTGCCGCCGGCAACGCTGACGTGATAGCGACGCACGCGCTCGTTCAAACGCTCCAGCGCCGGCAGGATGTCGTTGCCCGCCGCATCCTCGCCATCGTCGTAGGAATCGGTGACGTATACGTCGTAACCGCCCTGCACCGGGTTCACCCACAGGCCGTACGGCTTGCGCAGGTCATTGCCCGCAAACACCCCCAACGGCTTGAAATCCGGCAGCTGCAACACCTGCACGCGATGGTTGTCGCGCTCGACGATGAACACCAGATCGCCCTGCACCGCGATGCCATTGGGGCGATCGAACTGCCCCAGGGCGGTGCCGGTGCTGCCGATATCGCGCAGGTGCTTGCCGGTCTGGCCGTCATAGACCACCAGCTTGTCGGTGGCCTTGGCAGTGGCGATCAACCACAGCTGGCCATCGGCGCCGCGCCAGCTGGCCGGCGAATCGATGTTGTCGGCCGGCGTCATCGGGGTCAGGAAGGCTTCGGCAATCAGCGTGGACGGGACTGCGGTCGCGCCCTCGGCAAGATCAGCGGCGGTCGGCGGCGTGGTGGATTTCGGGGTTGGATGGCAGGCGCTCAGCGCCAGCGCCACCGCGGTGGCGAGCAGCGCGGCCCTCACAGTGCCACCTTCACGCCGATCGCGTAGGTACGGCCGTATTCCTCGTTCTGCAGGGTGCGCGAGGAGATTCCCTGGTAAAGCTCCAGCGGCTCGTCCAGCAGGTTGGAGGCTTCCAGGTACAGACTCACGTTCTTGCTCAGCTTGTAGTCGAGGCTGAAGTCGAGCTGGGTGTGCGGCGCGACATAGATATCAAAGGCACGGCTGTCACCGATGGTGTCCAGGTACTCGCTGCGATAGACGCCAGCCAGACGCGTGCTGAGCCCACCCCACTCGTATCCGATGTGTACGCTATAGATGTTCTTGGAGGCACGCGGCAGGTTGAAGTCATCGTTCTCGCGTCCAGCGATACCCGGGTCAAAATCGGTATCCAGCCAGGTGCCGCTGGCACCGACCAACAAGCCCGACCATGCACCCGGCAGGAAGCTCAGCTGCTGCTGCCAATTGAACTCGGCGCCAAACACCTTGGCCTTGTCGCCGTTGATGGAACGGGTGACCTCGAAGCCCGGATATTCCGGATCGCTGTCGGTCATGGTCTGCACGATGTAGCCATCGATGGACTTGTGGAACAGGCCCAGCGAAATGATGCCGCTATCGCCCAGGTAACGCTCGAACGAGAAATCAAGATTGGTGGACTCGTACGGATCCAGGTTCGGATTGCCGATACGCGCTTCTTCATCATCGCGGTTGACTGCCAGGCGCGGCGAGACATCGCCGAACGACGGACGTGCCACGGTCTTGTTGACCGAGCCACGCAACACCCAGTCGTTGTTGGTGTCGTAACGCAGGTGCAGGCCTGGCAGCACACTGGTATAGCTGCTGCTGGCCGTGCGCGGCGTCACCGTGACGGTCTTGCCGTCGCTGGCGACATCGACGTCGTTGCCGGTGGCATTGAACTGCGTGTTCTCCACGCGCACACCACCGATCACGCGCAGTGCGCCGATATCCCAGGTACCCATCGCATAGGCCGACAGGATGTCCTCACTGGCTACATAGTCTTCTTCCAGCGAAGTCATCGTGTTGCCGGCGACATCGCCCGACCTGGCGCTGTACTTGCTGCCATTGGCCGCCCACCAGGCACGCATCGCCGCCGAGCTCATGCCCTGGCCGAGGCTGCCGCCACGGTGATCCAGGGTCTTGCCATTCCAGCTGCTCAGGTCAACGGCCGGGCCTGTGCGCAGCTCGACCTCGTCCACATTCACATCGCGCTCGCGCCAGCGACCCAGCACGCCGAACTTGTAGCTGGCCTTGTCGCCGTCGAAGCGGATATTGAGCTGCGCGCTGCGCTCGCTGTCGTCGATCTGCTTGGGCGACAGCACCACGCGGTCAAACGCATAGTTGCCGTTGTCCATCCAGCCGTTGTCGCTCAGGCTCAGGCCGGGAATGCCGCTGTTCTGGTTGAGCGTGGCAGACAGGTCGTCGCCGTCGTAATCGAAGCGCGCTTCCATTTCGTCATTCACGCGCTCGCGGGTCTTGGTATAGCCCACCTTGTAGTCCAGCACCGCGCCGCTCAACCTGTTCTCACCGCCCAGGCTGACCGCAAAGGCGTTCTCCTCCTTGGTGCGATAGCGCATGCGCTTGCTGATGGCATCGGCCGGCAGATCGTCCACCTGGTAGCGGCCGCCACCAAGGGCAGTGATTTCACCGTCGCCGAGGCCGAAGATCGTGCGCTGGCGGGTTTCGGCATCGTCGAACTGGCTGTACAGCGTGCGCAGGTAATAGCGGTTGGCATCATCGGGCCGCCAATCGAAATTCAGGTTGGCGCCGGTGCGCTCACGCTCGATGGTGTACTTGCGGCGCTGGATCTCCACCGCTGCCAGATCATCATCGGCGCCGCCGTCGAAATTGTCGTATTCGACTTCGGTGTTGTCGGATTCAAACGTGCGCTTCTGGTAGTTCACGCCCAGTGCCACACCGAAGGTTTCCCCAAACACTTCGCTGTAGTTGAACGCAGCCTTCGGGCTGGTCTCACCGGACAACTCCTGGTGACTGCCTTCAAGCTTGCCCTTCAGGGAGCGGCCATCACGGTCGAAGGCCGAGGCCGATTCCACCACCACCGCGCCACCAATGGCATCGCCTGGCATGTCTGGAGTGGCCGACTTGATCACCCGCAGGCGCTCGGTGGACTCGGACGGAATCACGTCCAACGGCGCTGCGCGCGAGGAATCCTCCGGCGTGCCGATGGCGATGCCGTCGATGCTGACGCTGTTCAAGGCCGCATCCAGGCCGCGGATCACCACGAAGCGACCCTCGCCCTGGTCGCGGGTGACGCTGACGCCGGGCAGGCGCTGCAGCGACTCGGCGACATTCATGTCCGGGTAGTCGCCCATGGAGTCGGAGGCAACCGCATCCTGCACGCCATTGGCGTCGCGCTTGAGCTCCACCGCACGGATCTGCGCTTCGCGCTGCGCACGCACTTCGATGCGTTCCAGATCGATGGCTGCGGCCGCACCACTGGCCAGCGTGGTCGTGCCATCGGCCGTGGCCTGTTGTGCATATGCAGGTGCGGCTGCCATGCAGGCCACCGCTGTCGTCACCGCCATCACCAAGACGCTCTTGCGCACTACCGCCCCCAATCTGTGTAAAGGATGGGTGTGCACGGTATGTCCGTTCAGTTGCATGACTGTTACAGACGCACGGCTGCAATATTTCAGTCCGTTACTGGCTGGGTACAGCGGGACTGCGGCAAACTATGTGCTCTTCCCTGTCATCACACCGCCATGAAAATCGTCGAAGTCCGCCACCCGTTGGTCCAGCACAAGATCGGCCTACTCCGCGATGCATCCATGAGCACCAAGGATTTCCGCGAGGTCGTCAACGAGCTCGGCACCCTGCTGGCCTACGAGGCCACCGCCAATCTTGAAACCGAGAGCCACACCATGGCGGGTTGGGCCGGTCCGGTACAGGTGCAGCGCATCGCCGGTGCCAAGATCACCGTGGTACCGATCCTGCGCGCCGGCCTGGGCATGCTGACCGGTGTGCTGTCACTGATTCCGGCCGCACGCGTCAGCGTTGTCGGCCTGCAGCGCGACGAGGAAACCCTGCAGCCCGTGCCCTACTTCGAGCGCCTGACCGGCCGCCTGGAAGAACGCGATGCGCTGATCCTCGATCCGATGCTGGCCACCGGCGGCACCTTGATCGCCACCATCGACATGCTCAAGCGGGCAGGCGCACGCCGCATCAAGGGCATTTTCCTGGTCGCCGCACCGGAAGGCCTGAAGGCACTGGAAGCCGTGCATCCGGACGTGGAGATCTACACCGCCGCCATCGACGAGCGCCTCAACGAGAAGGGTTACATCATGCCGGGCCTGGGCGATGCCGGTGATCGCATCTTTGGCACCCGTATCGGCTGAGCATCGCGGCCAGCCGGGCTGTTGCCGCCGCCAACCACCAACTCAAGCGGTGAACATGATGAAACGCGCCATCACTTTGGTTCTGGCCGCGGCGTTTGCAATCAGCACGCCGGCCGCCTTTGCCGCCGACAAGGTCACCCAGACTCCCGTGCAGTTCGCAAAGGGCATGAGCAGCTACAGCACCAGCCATAGCCTGCTTGGCTACGACAGCGTGAACTACACGCTGGATGCCAAGGCCGAGCAATCCATGCGGGTAAGCCTGAGCGGCAGCAGCAATGTCGGCTTCAACATCTATGCCCCTGGGGATATTCCCGGCGTTGCCACCGCTCTCGGCAGTGGCAGCTTGGGACAGGACTGGAACGGCATATTGCCTGCCTCCGGGACCTACACCGTGCAGGTGTACCAAGTGCGTGCGGTCGCCCGGCGCGGTGCGCAGGCGGCCTATGCCATTACCTTCGCGGTTCATTGACGTTGATCCCTGCCATGCGGGC harbors:
- a CDS encoding inorganic diphosphatase, producing the protein MKSKQAALCGVLLAAASIGVSAGELLHPFALPQPANAPEEVLLAVEIPAGGVIKYELGEHGELRVDRFLSMPVAYPANYGSMPQTLAGDGDPLDALVLTRFPIQPGAIVRFRPLGVLRMVDKGEADEKIVGVPVDAVDPTYAKVQTLQDLPVMEVQRIEAFFRTYKQLPSGADIQLNGWGDAAEARQVVRKALQEYQRVKPTR
- a CDS encoding LysR family transcriptional regulator, which codes for MANDLNDTLIFVKVVEQGSFTAAARLLGQPKTTVSRKVQELETRLGARLLHRTTRRLGLTEAGTVYYEHCQRIARELDQAESAVSQLQSGPRGWLRFTVPYSIGTCWIAPLLGQFQSEYPEIRVDMHLGNETLDLIAGEVDMALRVGPLPDSNLIARKLGSLRTQVFASPAYIAVHGEPKHPDELQFHRTLAIRKAHHGQTQRFTWTLAENGGEMREFPVTPLIVANDPSALNAALVAGEGLMLSSDVMAKPFVESGMVRQVLPGWTGPDYDFNAVFAGGRLVSPKVRAFIDFLVAKLNFDANYMMLQCPNAKRLADIEQEYQQRSKGHPKLRVVEALSA
- a CDS encoding TonB-dependent receptor, with amino-acid sequence MAVTTAVACMAAAPAYAQQATADGTTTLASGAAAAIDLERIEVRAQREAQIRAVELKRDANGVQDAVASDSMGDYPDMNVAESLQRLPGVSVTRDQGEGRFVVIRGLDAALNSVSIDGIAIGTPEDSSRAAPLDVIPSESTERLRVIKSATPDMPGDAIGGAVVVESASAFDRDGRSLKGKLEGSHQELSGETSPKAAFNYSEVFGETFGVALGVNYQKRTFESDNTEVEYDNFDGGADDDLAAVEIQRRKYTIERERTGANLNFDWRPDDANRYYLRTLYSQFDDAETRQRTIFGLGDGEITALGGGRYQVDDLPADAISKRMRYRTKEENAFAVSLGGENRLSGAVLDYKVGYTKTRERVNDEMEARFDYDGDDLSATLNQNSGIPGLSLSDNGWMDNGNYAFDRVVLSPKQIDDSERSAQLNIRFDGDKASYKFGVLGRWRERDVNVDEVELRTGPAVDLSSWNGKTLDHRGGSLGQGMSSAAMRAWWAANGSKYSARSGDVAGNTMTSLEEDYVASEDILSAYAMGTWDIGALRVIGGVRVENTQFNATGNDVDVASDGKTVTVTPRTASSSYTSVLPGLHLRYDTNNDWVLRGSVNKTVARPSFGDVSPRLAVNRDDEEARIGNPNLDPYESTNLDFSFERYLGDSGIISLGLFHKSIDGYIVQTMTDSDPEYPGFEVTRSINGDKAKVFGAEFNWQQQLSFLPGAWSGLLVGASGTWLDTDFDPGIAGRENDDFNLPRASKNIYSVHIGYEWGGLSTRLAGVYRSEYLDTIGDSRAFDIYVAPHTQLDFSLDYKLSKNVSLYLEASNLLDEPLELYQGISSRTLQNEEYGRTYAIGVKVAL
- a CDS encoding g-type lysozyme inhibitor encodes the protein MKRAITLVLAAAFAISTPAAFAADKVTQTPVQFAKGMSSYSTSHSLLGYDSVNYTLDAKAEQSMRVSLSGSSNVGFNIYAPGDIPGVATALGSGSLGQDWNGILPASGTYTVQVYQVRAVARRGAQAAYAITFAVH
- a CDS encoding efflux RND transporter periplasmic adaptor subunit, with the protein product MSPSPTLRRVALAGMSALSLAVLVACSGGHAENGAPPAPEVSVAPVLIKQVAQWDEFSGRIEAVQSVELRPRVSGYIDKVNYVEGDEVKKGDVLFTIDARSYQAEFNRAQAELNRARTQAGLARSESERARRLAEQQAIAAETAEQRRASADQAGAQVQAAQAALDAARLNLEFTKVRAPIDGRAGRAMVTAGNLVTAGDAASVLTTLVSLDTVHVYFDADESTYLRYAQMARDGERPSERDQALPVKVGLSGEEGYPHDGKVNFVDNQITRSTGTIRVRALLDNASRQFTPGLFARVQLLGSGQFQAVLVDDKAVLTDQDRKYVYVLDKDNKAQRRDVQLGRNAEGLRIVEQGLAAGDKVIVDGVQKVFMPGMPVQAKAVAMQRAAPATQAVSSIN
- a CDS encoding metallophosphoesterase: MRQRLPLVVLIAAALLGAAGAVGAAPAAEPNTQVPAGSRHYAASGFPDRIVASPAQDASTGFAVAWRTAPLAQPALLEITIAGDSPDMGQVRRVSASSQLLQTENGGSQHHRALIDGLQADTLYAYRVQGQGTWSAWQHFRTAAAPGEPLTVLYFGDTQNKNLSHVSRVMRQGWQTAPDARLTLFAGDLVSGGDGEDDNEWGEWFAAGGWLLPGMAVAPAAGNHEYFEEFEDTPQERRVLGKHWPVTFALPNNGAAATASTTYWFDYQGLRVVVLDGTSALDLGTAKAQAGWLEGVLSSSHQPWNIVVVHQPLYPLRAERDTSVLASEIRPVLQRHKVDLVLQGHDHTYGRRADEGAALPQYISSVAGPKQYRLSPEARATMKPTAEDTQLFQVLRLDDRGLRYEARTATGRLYDAFRISRSTDGGKQFEEITEGRIQQRDCPRAVSPKGRDDRCWE
- the upp gene encoding uracil phosphoribosyltransferase, coding for MKIVEVRHPLVQHKIGLLRDASMSTKDFREVVNELGTLLAYEATANLETESHTMAGWAGPVQVQRIAGAKITVVPILRAGLGMLTGVLSLIPAARVSVVGLQRDEETLQPVPYFERLTGRLEERDALILDPMLATGGTLIATIDMLKRAGARRIKGIFLVAAPEGLKALEAVHPDVEIYTAAIDERLNEKGYIMPGLGDAGDRIFGTRIG
- a CDS encoding NHL repeat-containing protein translates to MRAALLATAVALALSACHPTPKSTTPPTAADLAEGATAVPSTLIAEAFLTPMTPADNIDSPASWRGADGQLWLIATAKATDKLVVYDGQTGKHLRDIGSTGTALGQFDRPNGIAVQGDLVFIVERDNHRVQVLQLPDFKPLGVFAGNDLRKPYGLWVNPVQGGYDVYVTDSYDDGEDAAGNDILPALERLNERVRRYHVSVAGGTVQAKLVRSIGDTSPKGALRVVESIWGDPANDRLLIAEEDETYASEFKVYNLAGDFSGETFGRGQFKAQAEGVMLRTCGDGGWWITTEQGKERSTFHLFDRKTLAPVGSFHGNTVANTDGIWNSQQVSARFPQGALYAVHDDQGVVAFDWRDIAKALSLPQDCGK